Proteins found in one Takifugu rubripes chromosome 17, fTakRub1.2, whole genome shotgun sequence genomic segment:
- the taf5l gene encoding TAF5-like RNA polymerase II p300/CBP-associated factor-associated factor 65 kDa subunit 5L isoform X1, producing the protein MRVVLKTLQVRDSSLGCSQVMKRVRTEQIQFAVTQFLKRRQYVDTESSLKGGKLFQSAEEMAASLTVQTESGCANIVTAAPCQSDPQQYEAQYSRLCSFLSETEISWAKEVSSILYPLFVYLHLDMVLCGLKGAVDGFYSRFHGVFVQDSEQRATIEQLRHVLTAQDIAANPKLSAFLEHKYVVHMTEPAYSYLLRYLQSEDNSTVCRALSTHLHVEVTASRRTDYQLYGSTYGVTPAGNSTSSWVGVDGAEGGEGVEVPAGIPQSEAALDALQDCIKKVREGPPTLTTVCFYAFHHTEQMLNTAEVSADSRLLAAGFDSSTVKLWSLRARKLKAKPHQSDVSHIHLACDVLEEGDEEDDYGSEIKTMRGHSGPVFRTAFLTDSSGLLSCSEDTTIRYWDLGSFTNTVLYQGHTYPVWDVDVSPCSLYFASASHDRTARLWTFSRTYPLRIYAGHLADVDCVKFHPNSNYLATGSTDKTVRLWSTQQGASVRLFTGHRGPVLSLAFSPNGKYLASAGEDQRVKLWDLATGTLFKDLRGHTDSVTSLSFSPDSSLVASSSMDNSVRVWDIWNSHGGTSADGSSSELVGLYTGNTSNVLNVQFMACNLLLVTGTAQEKVEQ; encoded by the exons ATGCGTGTTGTCCTGAAAACGTTGCAGGTGCGTGATTCGAGTCTTGGGTGTTCACAGGTCATGAAGCGGGTTCGCACTGAGCAGATCCAGTTTGCTGTGACTCAGTTCCTGAAGCGGAGGCAGTATGTGGACACTGAGAGTTCCTTGAAGGGAGGCAAGCTGTTTCAGTCTGCTGAAGAGATGGCTGCCAGCCTCACAG TTCAGACGGAGTCTGGTTGTGCCAACATCGTCACTGCTGCGCCCTGTCAGTCTGACCCTCAGCAGTATGAGGCTCAGTACTCACGACTTTGCTCCTTTCTCTCAG AAACTGAAATCTCATGGGCGAAAGAGGTGAGCAGCATTCTCTACCCACTGTTTGTCTACCTCCACCTGGACATGGTGCTGTGTGGCCTTAAGGGAGCAGTAGATGGATTTTACAGTCGTTTCCACGGAGTTTTTGTTCAGGACAGCGAACAGCGTGCGACTATAGAACAGCTTCGCCATGTTCTCACCGCCCAGGACATTGCAGCCAACCCCAAGCTGAGTGCTTTCCTGGAGCACAAGTATGTGGTTCATATGACTGAGCCAGCCTACAGCTACCTGCTGCGTTATCTACAGAGTGAAGACAACAGCACTGTCTGCAGGGCTCTcagcacacacttacatgtGGAGGTCACTGCCTCCAGACGAACAGACTACCAGCTGTATGGAAGTACTTACGGAGTAACTCCTGCAGGAAACTCCACCTCCTCTTGGGTAGGAGTAGATGGAGcagagggtggggagggggtaGAGGTCCCAGCAGGGATTCCGCAAAGTGAAGCAGCACTTGATGCTCTGCAGGACTGCATCAAGAAGGTCCGTGAAGGCCCACCAACCCTCACAACCGTGTGTTTTTATGCTTTCCACCACACGGAGCAAATGCTAAACACTGCTGAGGTTTCAGCTGACAGCCGGCTGTTGGCCGCCGGCTTTGACAGCTCTACAGTGAAGCTGTGGAGTCTGAGAGCCAGGAAACTCAAAGCCAAACCTCATCAGTCTGACGTATCGCACATCCACCTGGCCTGCGACGTCCTGGAGGAG GGGGATGAAGAGGACGATTATGGCAGTGAGATAAAGACGATGCGAGGTCACAGTGGCCCAGTGTTTCGCACTGCCTTCCTGACGGACAGCTCTGGCCTACTGTCTTGCTCTGAGGACACGACCATCCGTTACTGGGACCTGGGCAGCTTCACCAACACTGTGCTCTACCAAGGCCACACCTACCCGGTATGGGATGTGGATGTCAGCCCTTGCAGCCTTTACTTTGCCAGCGCCTCCCATGACCGTACTGCCCGCCTCTGGACATTCTCCCGCACTTACCCACTTCGCATTTATGCTGGGCATCTTGCAGATGTTGACTGTGTCAAATTCCACCCTAATTCCAATTATCTGGCTACCGGCTCTACCGATAAGACTGTTCGACTGTGGAgcacccagcagggggcctctGTTCGGCTGTTTACTGGACACCGTGGCCCGGTGCTGTCGCTTGCTTTCTCACCCAATGGGAAATATCTGGCTTCAGCTGGTGAGGACCAGAGGGTAAAGCTCTGGGATTTGGCCACAGGAACATTGTTCAAAGACTTGCGGGGTCACACCGACAGTGTCACCAGCTTGTCTTTCAGCCCTGACAGCAGCCTAGTGGCATCTTCCTCTATGGACAACTCAGTCAGGGTGTGGGACATCTGGAACTCCCATGGTGGGACGTCAGCTGACGGGTCATCCAGTGAGCTGGTGGGACTGTACACTGGGAACACCAGTAATGTGCTGAATGTCCAGTTCATGGCCTGCAACCTGTTGCTGGTGACGGGAACAGCACAAGAAAAGGTGGAGCAGTAA
- the taf5l gene encoding TAF5-like RNA polymerase II p300/CBP-associated factor-associated factor 65 kDa subunit 5L isoform X2, translating to MKRVRTEQIQFAVTQFLKRRQYVDTESSLKGGKLFQSAEEMAASLTVQTESGCANIVTAAPCQSDPQQYEAQYSRLCSFLSETEISWAKEVSSILYPLFVYLHLDMVLCGLKGAVDGFYSRFHGVFVQDSEQRATIEQLRHVLTAQDIAANPKLSAFLEHKYVVHMTEPAYSYLLRYLQSEDNSTVCRALSTHLHVEVTASRRTDYQLYGSTYGVTPAGNSTSSWVGVDGAEGGEGVEVPAGIPQSEAALDALQDCIKKVREGPPTLTTVCFYAFHHTEQMLNTAEVSADSRLLAAGFDSSTVKLWSLRARKLKAKPHQSDVSHIHLACDVLEEGDEEDDYGSEIKTMRGHSGPVFRTAFLTDSSGLLSCSEDTTIRYWDLGSFTNTVLYQGHTYPVWDVDVSPCSLYFASASHDRTARLWTFSRTYPLRIYAGHLADVDCVKFHPNSNYLATGSTDKTVRLWSTQQGASVRLFTGHRGPVLSLAFSPNGKYLASAGEDQRVKLWDLATGTLFKDLRGHTDSVTSLSFSPDSSLVASSSMDNSVRVWDIWNSHGGTSADGSSSELVGLYTGNTSNVLNVQFMACNLLLVTGTAQEKVEQ from the exons ATGAAGCGGGTTCGCACTGAGCAGATCCAGTTTGCTGTGACTCAGTTCCTGAAGCGGAGGCAGTATGTGGACACTGAGAGTTCCTTGAAGGGAGGCAAGCTGTTTCAGTCTGCTGAAGAGATGGCTGCCAGCCTCACAG TTCAGACGGAGTCTGGTTGTGCCAACATCGTCACTGCTGCGCCCTGTCAGTCTGACCCTCAGCAGTATGAGGCTCAGTACTCACGACTTTGCTCCTTTCTCTCAG AAACTGAAATCTCATGGGCGAAAGAGGTGAGCAGCATTCTCTACCCACTGTTTGTCTACCTCCACCTGGACATGGTGCTGTGTGGCCTTAAGGGAGCAGTAGATGGATTTTACAGTCGTTTCCACGGAGTTTTTGTTCAGGACAGCGAACAGCGTGCGACTATAGAACAGCTTCGCCATGTTCTCACCGCCCAGGACATTGCAGCCAACCCCAAGCTGAGTGCTTTCCTGGAGCACAAGTATGTGGTTCATATGACTGAGCCAGCCTACAGCTACCTGCTGCGTTATCTACAGAGTGAAGACAACAGCACTGTCTGCAGGGCTCTcagcacacacttacatgtGGAGGTCACTGCCTCCAGACGAACAGACTACCAGCTGTATGGAAGTACTTACGGAGTAACTCCTGCAGGAAACTCCACCTCCTCTTGGGTAGGAGTAGATGGAGcagagggtggggagggggtaGAGGTCCCAGCAGGGATTCCGCAAAGTGAAGCAGCACTTGATGCTCTGCAGGACTGCATCAAGAAGGTCCGTGAAGGCCCACCAACCCTCACAACCGTGTGTTTTTATGCTTTCCACCACACGGAGCAAATGCTAAACACTGCTGAGGTTTCAGCTGACAGCCGGCTGTTGGCCGCCGGCTTTGACAGCTCTACAGTGAAGCTGTGGAGTCTGAGAGCCAGGAAACTCAAAGCCAAACCTCATCAGTCTGACGTATCGCACATCCACCTGGCCTGCGACGTCCTGGAGGAG GGGGATGAAGAGGACGATTATGGCAGTGAGATAAAGACGATGCGAGGTCACAGTGGCCCAGTGTTTCGCACTGCCTTCCTGACGGACAGCTCTGGCCTACTGTCTTGCTCTGAGGACACGACCATCCGTTACTGGGACCTGGGCAGCTTCACCAACACTGTGCTCTACCAAGGCCACACCTACCCGGTATGGGATGTGGATGTCAGCCCTTGCAGCCTTTACTTTGCCAGCGCCTCCCATGACCGTACTGCCCGCCTCTGGACATTCTCCCGCACTTACCCACTTCGCATTTATGCTGGGCATCTTGCAGATGTTGACTGTGTCAAATTCCACCCTAATTCCAATTATCTGGCTACCGGCTCTACCGATAAGACTGTTCGACTGTGGAgcacccagcagggggcctctGTTCGGCTGTTTACTGGACACCGTGGCCCGGTGCTGTCGCTTGCTTTCTCACCCAATGGGAAATATCTGGCTTCAGCTGGTGAGGACCAGAGGGTAAAGCTCTGGGATTTGGCCACAGGAACATTGTTCAAAGACTTGCGGGGTCACACCGACAGTGTCACCAGCTTGTCTTTCAGCCCTGACAGCAGCCTAGTGGCATCTTCCTCTATGGACAACTCAGTCAGGGTGTGGGACATCTGGAACTCCCATGGTGGGACGTCAGCTGACGGGTCATCCAGTGAGCTGGTGGGACTGTACACTGGGAACACCAGTAATGTGCTGAATGTCCAGTTCATGGCCTGCAACCTGTTGCTGGTGACGGGAACAGCACAAGAAAAGGTGGAGCAGTAA
- the capn9 gene encoding calpain-9, translated as MPLQSMLSGRGSGSSKAENTQSDGKSFEQLRQECLQKGILFEDPDFPATDSSLYFSQSVPVAIEWKRPTEICSNPKFILDDADRTDICQGQLGDCWLLAAIASLTLKKDALTRVLPHDQEFDHRYAGIFHFQFWQHNKWLDIVVDDRLPTVRNKLIMLHSASNNEFWSALLEKAYAKLHGSYESLKGGSTLEAMEDFTGGVGELYETKKSPDNLFSIMKKALDRGSMMGCSIDITSSAESEAKLNNGLVKGHAYSITGLEEVNYRGRTVQLIRIRNPWGQVEWNGPWSDNSREWSYIDAAEKRRILQNSTEDGEFWMEFDDFKANYDRVELCNMTPDALTENTKRHWEVNTFEGSWIRGSTAGGCRNFIDTFWTNPQFKLRLEDADDDDDDVCSVVIALMQKNRRKLRKEGLDMETIGFAVYEAPESEEQASKDFFRYHASKARSRTYINTREVSERFTLPPGEYLLVPTTFQPHHEADFLVRMFSEKKAGALEMGSTVDADLPEPPPPSLPEEETDEEKGLRRLFEQLAGEDQAISVRELQQMLNGVLSRRKEIKFDGLTLSTCHSIINLMDVDNTGMLEFQEFKVFWEKMKKWIMLFLSFDTDRSGKMSSYELRIALKAAGMQLNNSLLQLIGLRFADANYDIDFDDYLTCIVRLENMFRIFKAMDTNKRGRVRMNIMQFLMLSMNV; from the exons atgcCCCTCCAGTCCATGTTGTCCGGCAGGGGTTCTGGCTCCAGCAAGGCTGAGAACACGCAGTCGGATGGGAAATCCTTTGAGCAGCTGAGGCAGGAGTGTCTGCAGAAGGGCATCCTGTTTGAGGACCCAGATTTCCCTGCCACCGACTCCTCACTCTACTTTAGCCAAAGCGTTCCAGTGGCCATCGagtggaagaggcccacg GAGATCTGCTCCAACCCAAAGTTCATCCTAGACGATGCAGACAGGACGGACATTTGCCAAGGACAGCTTG GGGATTGCTGGCTCCTGGCAGCAATTGCATCCTTGACGCTCAAGAAGGATGCCCTGACCCGTGTCCTTCCCCACGACCAGGAGTTTGACCACAGATATGCTGGAATCTTTCATTTCCAG ttcTGGCAACACAATAAGTGGCTGGACATTGTTGTCGACGATCGTTTGCCCACAGTGAGAAATAAACTTATCATGCTTCACTCTGCCTCCAACAACGAGTTCTGGAGCGCCTTGCTGGAGAAAGCTTATGCCaa GCTACATGGCAGCTACGAGTCCTTGAAAGGTGGCAGCACGCTCGAGGCCATGGAGGATTTTACCGGCGGTGTTGGGGAATTGTATGAAACCAAGAAATCTCCAGACAACCTGTTCTCCATCATGAAGAAGGCCCTGGACAGAGGCTCCATGATGGGATGTTCCATTGAT atcaCCAGCTCTGCAGAGTCTGAAGCCAAGCTCAACAATGGCCTGGTGAAGGGACACGCATACTCCATCACCGGTCTGGAGGAG GTCAATTACAGAGGTCGGACAGTTCAACTGATCCGGATAAGAAACCCCTGGGGTCAGGTGGAGTGGAATGGCCCTTGGAGTGACAA TTCCAGGGAATGGAGTTACATTGATGCAGCTGAAAAAAGACGCATCCTGCAAAATTCAACAGAAGATGGTGAATTCTG GATGGAGTTTGATGATTTCAAGGCCAACTATGACAGGGTGGAGCTCTGCAACATGACCCCTGACGCCCTGACGGAAAACACGAAGCGCCATTGGGAGGTCAATACGTTTGAGGGCAGCTGGATTCGTGGCTCGACTGCTGGAGGGTGCAGGAACTTCATCG ACACATTTTGGACTAATCCTCAATTTAAGCtgaggctggaggatgcagatgatgatgatgatgacgtgTGCAGCGTGGTCATCGCCCTGATGCAGAAAAACAGACGAAAGCTGAGGAAGGAGGGCCTGGACATGGAAACGATCGGCTTCGCTGTGTATGAG GCTCCGGAGAGTGAGGAACAAGCATCCAAAGACTTTTTCCGCTACCATGCTTCGAAAGCTCGCAGCAGGACCTACATCAACACGCGGGAGGTTTCAGAGCGCTTCACGCTGCCTCCTGGAGAGTACCTTCTGGTGCCAACCACCTTTCAGCCCCACCATGAGGCTGACTTCCTGGTCCGGATGTTCTCTGAGAAGAAGGCTGGAGCTCT AGAGATGGGCAGTACCGTGGATGCAGACCTCCCTGAG cctcctccacccagcctccctgaggaggaaacagatgAGGAGAAGGGCCTGAGGAGGCTATTTGAGCAGCTGGCCGGTGAG gACCAGGCGATTTCTGTCAGGGAGCTCCAGCAGATGCTGAATGGCGTCCTCAGCAGGA GGAAAGAGATCAAGTTTGATGGTCTGACTCTCAGCACCTGCCACAGCATCATCAACCTGATGGAC GTGGACAACACGGGAATGCTGGAGTTTCAGGAGTTCAAGGTCTTCTGGGAAAAGATGAAGAAGTGGATA ATGCTCTTCTTGTCCTTTGACACTGATCGATCGGGGAAAATGTCCTCCTATGAGCTCCGTATTGCTCTCAAAGCTGCAG GCATGCAGCTGAACAacagcctgctgcagctgattggCCTGAGGTTTGCTGATGCCAACTATGATATCGACTTTGATGACTACCTGACCTGCATTGTCCGCCTGGAGAACATGTTCA GGATTTTTAAAGCCATGGATACAAACAAGAGGGGACGCGTGCGAATGAATATAATGCAG TTCTTGATGTTGTCCATGAATGTCTGA
- the ltv1 gene encoding protein LTV1 homolog → MPHRKKKSFIEKKKAVTFHLVHRSQKDPLAADEKAPQHVLLPAPTADTEKRREEQRNFGVFFDDDYDYLQHLKESSGPIQLVASGPSHNEEAEDEEEDHSDMALPAASINLPSSVFASEFEEEVGLLNKAAPISGPRLDMDPDIVAALDEDFDFNDPDNILEDDFMFKANSVTGACNGDEDDDEWEDTDEEVEFDSEGEFSGEEAAENDGSSREFLFMDEETKSRFTEYSLTSSVMRRNEQLSLLDDRFEKFYEQFDDDEIGALDNTEVEGFIQPDSSRLDEIIKDYFIQKEKEALRPDDLGPKELPVVKEEEDEEEEEEMETVVLVEPEEKWDCETIISTYSNIYNRPKIIEEPQKPKQIRVSTKTGIPLDVLPTRGLTAKQAERMSRINDSDLPRVSTQPRNKGESQEERKARKQVVKDERKERRMEKKANKVAFKEEKVRQEKQMLNLRMNIQGLKL, encoded by the exons ATG CCTCATCGAAAGAAGAAGTCGTTTATTGAGAAGAAGAAGGCCGTGACCTTCCACCTCGTCCACAGGAGTCAGAAGGACCCCCTAGCAGCAGATGAAAAAGCTCCTCAGCACGTTCTCTTGCCTGCCCCCACG GCGGATACAGAGAAGCGACGCGAGGAGCAAAGGAACTTTGGCGTTTTCTTTGACGATGACTACGACTACTTGCAGCATCTGAAGGAATCGTCTGGCCCGATCCAGCTGGTGGCATCTGGGCCATCCCACAATGAAgaagctgaggatgaggaggaagaccaCTCAGACATGGCCCTGCCT GCGGCTTCCATCAATCTTCCGTCCTCTGTGTTCGCCTCAGAGTTTGAAGAAGAGGTTGGACTCCTGAACAAAGCTGCACCTATCTCAG GACCGAGGTTAGACATGGATCCCGACATTGTGGCAGCTCTAGATGAAGACTTTGACTTCAACGACCCTGACAACATCCTGGAGGATGACTTCATGTTCAAAGCCAACAGTGTAACTGGAGCATGCAA TggcgatgaagatgatgatgagtggGAGGATACAGACGAGGAGGTCGAGTTTGACTCCGAGGGAGAGTTTTCCGGCGAGGAGGCCGCGGAGAATGACGGCAGTAGTCGGGAGTTTCTGTTCATGGATGAGGAGACGAAGAGTCGTTTCACAGAGTACTCACTAACCTCATCGGTGATGAGGAGGAACGAGCAGCTGTCGCTGCTGGACGACCGATTTGAGAAG tTTTATGAACAGTTCGATGATGACGAGATTGGTGCGTTGGACAACACGGAGGTGGAAGGTTTCATCCAGCCGGACAGCTCGCGCCTGGATGAAATTATTAAAGACTACTTCATCCAGAAAGAGAAGGA GGCTCTGAGACCAGATGATTTGGGTCCCAAAGAACTTCCTGttgtgaaagaggaggaagatgaagaggaggaggaagagatggagactGTGGTCCTGGTGGAGCCTGAGGAGAAGTGGGACTGTGAAACTATCATTA GTACATATTCTAACATATACAACAGACCCAAAATCATTGAAGAACCACAAAAG CCGAAGCAGATCCGTGTTTCTACAAAGACGGGCATCCCGTTGGATGTTCTCCCCACACGAGGTCTGACCGCCAAGCAAGCAGAGCGAATGTCCAGGATCAACGACTCGGACCTGCCTCGTGTCTCCACACAACCTCGTAATAAGGGAGAGAGCCAGGAGGAGCGAAAGGCCAGGAAACAGGTCGTGAAGGATGAACGCAAG GAGCGTCGGATGGAGAAGAAAGCAAACAAGGTGGCATTTAAGGAGGAGAAGGTCCGACAGGAAAAACAGATGCTGAACCTGAGAATGAACATTCAAGGTCTGAAGCTTTAG
- the ifngr1 gene encoding interferon gamma receptor 1 precursor, with protein MNRNTLTALLGLMMIIRKVPAEVPPPTDVEVSCKNLQVTVGWNYRAQPQTIFNVTIMGANWYHVASTEEHQFDLTNIIWSSEERCMSSNYVSVTATVGGKHSKPALSNTFTFNNVKTAALTCRLDFPPVKLVRKGQEVSLSFRNPFHFYTELKAAKINSPTFSVNVNSHTGNEHFSCSVKEETCKNDFVIPLDANNCVTLDGILFDRIRVGQVLFKKTESICPITAADTPWLLIGSLLGLTALAVIAAVAIIVVKCYSAKEPVDEPTALQWNGIRNKNYTIVSPVDTCMVYTEPRNEKEPSLSSSEDLHGTVADGGREDESSSRELAGVGGLSERSGSDEDSADFSTDFSEPEGSVYNCPHFPVDMGHGDLAAGYTERHRFEVNVHIK; from the exons ATGAATCGTAATACGTTAACAGCCCTTCTGGGGCTGATGATGATCATCAGGAAAGTTCCAGCTGAAG tTCCACCTCCAACAGATGTAGAAGTAAGCTGCAAGAACCTACAAGTTACAGTTGGCTGGAACTACAGGGCACAACCACAGACCATCTTCAACGTCACCATTATGGGAGCAAACTG GTATCACGTGGCCTCAACTGAGGAGCACCAGTTTGATCTGACCAACATAATCTGGTCATCTGAGGAGCGGTGCATGAGTAGCAACTATGTGTCAGTCACAGCCACAGTGGGAGGCAAACACTCTAAACCAGCATTATCTAATACCTTCACCTTCAACAATGTTAAAACTGCCGCCCTGACAT GTCGGTTAGATTTCCCTCCTGTGAAATTGGTCAggaaaggtcaggaggtcagccTCAGTTTCAGGAACCCCTTCCACTTCTACACAGAGCTCAAGGCGGCCAAGATTAACTCGCCCACCTTCAGCGTCAACGTCAATTCACATACT GGAAATGAACACTTTTCTTGCAGCgtaaaagaagaaacctgcaaaaATGATTTCGTAATTCCCCTTGATGCCAACAACTGTGTCACACTGGACGGGATCTTGTTTGATCGGATCCGTGTTGGCCAAGTGCTGTTCAAAAAAACTGAAAGCATCTGTCCCATCACAGCAGCCG ATACCCCCTGGCTGTTGATCGGCAGCCTACTGGGCCTCACGGCTCTCGCGGTCATTGCGGCTGTGGCCATCATTGTAGTGAAGTGCTATTCAGCGAAGGAGCCTGTAGATGAACCGACGGCTCTTCAG TGGAATGGCATCAGGAATAAAAACTACACCATAGTTTCTCCAGTGGACACCTGTATGGTTTATACAGAGCCCAGGAACGAAAAGGAACCTTCACTCAGTTCCAGTGAGGACCTGCACGGCACTGTGGCCGATGGAGGACGAGAGGACGAGAGCAGCAGTCGGGAGCTGGCTGGCGTGGGGGGGTTATCGGAGAGATCCGGATCAGATGAAGACTCGGCAGACTTTTCCACAGATTTCTCGGAGCCTGAGGGGTCAGTGTACAACTGCCCGCATTTCCCTGTGGACATGGGCCATGGGGACTTGGCCGCAGGctacacagagagacacaggtTTGAGGTCAATGTTCATATCAAGTGA
- the smim28 gene encoding small integral membrane protein 28 produces MRRLLESSWMRFGPAGRGSYDWVTGTPSTLEKEGYIWSGSDHAGDRRSELVVYVVLPVISILLLALVVGLIYRRCSRSKLTLANVIALDLQDPEFLSSLTRNAERHTSTSSDGSDGVFVMVYLPPPYEETLTKITRAASLSSSKDVESIKIEDLEAKLCPELKSGGRTSFVGSRKPPFGAE; encoded by the exons atgagaCGACTCCTCGAGAGCAGCTGGATGAGGTTTGGACCTGCGGGAAGGGGGTCTTACGACTGGGTGACAGGAACACCTTCAACACTGGAGAAAGAG GGCTACATCTGGAGCGGTTCTGACCATGCGGGGGACAGGAGGTCAGAGTTGGTGGTCTACGTTGTTCTCCCAGTCATCTCCATCCTTCTTCTGGCGCTTGTGGTCGGTCTAATCTACCGCCGGTGTTCCCGGAGCAAGCTGACCCTGGCCAACGTCATTGCACTAGACCTCCAGGACCCGGAGTTCCTGTCATCTCTGACCAGGAACGCAGAACGCCACACCAGCACCAGCTCCGACGGCTCAGACGGAGTCTTTGTCATGGTCTACCTGCCTCCACCGTACGAGGAAACACTCACCAAGATCACTCGGGCTGCCAGCCTGTCCAGCTCCAAAGATGTAGAGTCCATAAAGATAGAAGACCTGGAGGCCAAGCTGTGTCCAGAACTCAAGTCTGGGGGGCG CACATCATTCGTTGGGTCCAGAAAACCTCCTTTTGGAGCTGAATAA
- the LOC105418768 gene encoding lysozyme C, milk isozyme produces MEGKMRVLLVLLLSCGLVDSQPVNKCHLQELMIQATKGKSNGLSDRTFMAKITCAVETVTRFNTSAVNQMTHTGNRVWKFYGIFQLTNGLTCSDDTAQLPNICGANCTDFLDDNINDDLQCLLKSFTSLIKGGFSGENFEDIRTMIMFFLPGHCKNQNGTEYFADCNKVT; encoded by the exons ATGGAGGGTAAAATGAGGGTTCTGCTGGTGCTCCTCTTGAGCTGTGGTTTGGTTGACAGCCAGCCAGTGAACAAATGTCATCTGCAGGAATTAATGATCCAGGCgacaaaaggaaaatcaaatgGACTCAGTGACAGAACCTTCATGGCCAAAA TAACTTGTGCTGTGGAGACGGTGACACGTTTTAACACCAGTGCGGTGAACCAGATGACCCACACTGGAAACCGTGTCTGGAAGTTCTATGGCATTTTCCAGCTCACTAATGGTCTGACCTGCAGCGACGACACAGCCCAACTCCCCAACATCTGTGGAGCGAACTGTACTG ACTTCCTTGACGATAACATAAATGATGACTTACAATGCCTGCTGAAGAGCTTCACCAGCCTCAT TAAAGGAGGGTTCAGTGGGGAAAACTTTGAAGACATAAGAACAAT gatcatgtttttcttgCCTGGACATTGCAAAAACCAAAATGGCACCGAGTACTTTGCTGATTGCAATAAAGTAACATAG